In a single window of the Osmerus eperlanus chromosome 2, fOsmEpe2.1, whole genome shotgun sequence genome:
- the phospho1 gene encoding probable phosphatase phospho1 isoform X1: MRFSSLQIALPSRDQLDIAYKLKVGQSENMAGNSALSSSDKRFLIFFDFDETIVDESSDDVVVQAAPGQYLPGWLKDTYQPGHYNEYMQRVLAYMAESGVTESAIRAIIEKIPASPGMLTLFKFLRTRQDFEMVLVSDANTFFIESWLRRVGARQLFGKIFTNPATFNQDGRLMLRPFHSHGCQRCPENMCKQVIVKDFVARRTQERGKAFQRVFYVGDGANDFCPCLTLSPQDVAFPRRDYPMHRLITEMHEARPGEFKAVTVPWVSGEDVILRLRKLAEEK, from the exons ATGCGCTTCTCATCTTTACAGATTGCATTGCCTTCAAGGGACCAGCTTGACATCGCCTACAAATTGAAGGTCG GACAATCAGAAAACATGGCCGGAAACTCAGCACTGTCCTCAAGCGACAAGCGCTTTCTCATCTTTTTCGACTTTGACGAGACCATCGTGGATGAGAGCAGTGATGATGTGGTGGTGCAGGCAGCCCCAGGGCAGTACCTCCCAGGCTGGCTGAAGGACACCTACCAGCCAGGCCACTATAATGAGTACATGCAGCGTGTGCTGGCCTACATGGCAGAGTCCGGGGTCACCGAGAGTGCCATCCGTGCCATCATCGAAAagatccctgcctcccctggcaTGCTGACCCTCTTCAAGTTTCTGCGCACCCGACAGGACTTTGAGATGGTGCTGGTGTCGGATGCCAACACGTTCTTCATAGAATCCTGGCTCCGTCGCGTGGGAGCCCGCCAGCTTTTCGGCAAGATTTTCACCAACCCTGCCACCTTCAACCAAGACGGACGTCTCATGCTGCGCCCCTTCCACTCCCACGGCTGCCAGCGTTGCCCTGAGAACATGTGTAAGCAGGTGATAGTGAAGGACTTTGTCGCACGCAGAACGCAGGAGCGAGGGAAGGCGTTCCAGAGGGTGTTTTACGTGGGTGACGGTGCCAACGACTTCTGCCCATGTCTGACCCTGAGCCCTCAGGATGTGGCATTCCCTCGGCGGGATTATCCCATGCACCGGCTTATCACAGAAATGCACGAGGCAAGGCCAGGGGAGTTCAAGGCGGTCACTGTGCCATGGGTCAGTGGGGAGGATGTGATTCTGCGACTTAGGAAGCTGGCAGAGGAAAAATGA
- the eftud2 gene encoding 116 kDa U5 small nuclear ribonucleoprotein component, producing the protein METDLYDEFGNYIGPELDSDEDDDLEADARDVDEAEEEDDDEAADADEDVPGMEVVLHEDKKYYPTAEEVYGPEVETIVQEEDTQPLTEPIIKPVKNKQFTLTEQELPVTVYDMEFLADLMDSPELIRNVTLCGHLHHGKTCFVDCLIEQTHPEIRKRDDVDLRYTDILFTEQERGVGIKSTPVTMVLPDSRGKSYLFNIMDTPGHVNFSDEVTSGIRISDGIVLFIDAAEGVMLNTERLIKHAVQERLAVTICINKVDRLIVELKLPPTDAYYKLRHIVDEVNGMLSTYSTDENLVVSPLLGNVCFASSMYSICFTLGSFAKIYSDTYGDINYTEFAKRLWGDIYFNPKTRKFTKKAPTSNSQRSFVEFVLEPLYKILSQVVGDVDTSLPRVLDELGIHLTKEELKLNIRPLLRLVCNRFFGEFTGLVDMCVQHIPSPKEGAKAKIEHSYTGGLESDLGEAMADCDPDGPLMCHTTKMYSTEDGVQFHAFGRVLSGTIQAGQPVKVLGENYTLEDEEDSQVCTVGRLWINVARYQIEVNRVPAGNWVLIEGCDQPIVKTATITEPRGNEEAQIFRPLKFNTASVIKIAVEPVNPSELPKMLDGLRKVNKSYPSLTTKVEESGEHVILGTGELYLDCVMHDLRKMYSEIDIKVADPVVTFCETVVETSSLKCFAETPNKKNKITMIAEPLEKGLAEDIENEVVQITWNRKKLGEFFQTKYDWDLLAARSIWAFGPDTTGPNILVDDTLPSEVDKALLGSVKDSIVQGFQWGTREGPLCDEPIRNVKFKILDAVIAQEPLHRGGGQVIPTARRVVYSAFLMATPRLMEPYYFVEVQAPADCVSAVYTVLARRRGHVTQDAPIPGSPLYTIKAFIPAIDSFGFETDLRTHTQGQAFSLSVFHHWQIVPGDPLDKSIVIRPLEPQPAPHLAREFMIKTRRRKGLSEDVSISKFFDDPMLLELAKQDVVLNYPM; encoded by the exons ATGGAAACTGACCTTTACGACGAGTTTGGAAACTACATCGGTCCTGAATTGGATTCTGATGAAGATGACGATCTGGAGGCAGACGCTCGAGATGTAGATGAG GCTGAAGAGGAAGACGACGATGAGGCTGCCGATGCGGATGAAGATGTGCCAGGGATGGAGGTGGTCCTACACGAGGATAAGAAGTATTATCCTACTGCGGAGGAAGTGTATGGGCCAGAGGTGGAAACTATCGTCCAAGAGGAAGATACACAGCCCCTCACAG AGCCCATCATCAAGCCAGTGAAGAATAAGCAGTTCACTCTGACTGAGCAGGAGTTGCCTGTCACAGTTTATGACATGGA GTTCCTAGCTGATCTAATGGACAGTCCCGAGCTGATCCGGAACGTCACCCTCTGTGGCCATCTGCATCATGGCAAG ACATGTTTCGTGGACTGTCTGATCGAACAGACACACCCAGAGATCAGGAAGAGAGATGACGTGGAT CTCCGGTACACAGACATCCTCTTTACTGAGCAGGAG AGAGGTGTTGGTATCAAGAGTACCCCTGTCACCATGGTGCTTCCTGACTCGAGAGGCAAATCCTACCTTTTCAACATCATGGACACCCCAG GTCACGTAAACTTCTCAGACGAGGTCACGTCCGGCATCAGAATCTCGGACGGCATCGTTCTCTTCATCGACGCGGCGGAAGGA GTGATGCTGAACACGGAACGGCTGATCAAGCATGCCGTCCAGGAGCGTCTGGCCGTCACCATCTGCATCAACAAGGTGGACCGTCTCATCGTCGAGCTGAAGCTGCCCCCCACAGACGCCTACTACAAGCTCCGGCACATCGTGGATGAGGTCAACGGCATGCTCAG TACCTACTCCACGGATGAGAACCTGGTGgtgtctcctctcctggggAACGTGTGTTTCGCCAGCTCCATGTACAGCATCTGTTTCACACTAGGCTCTTTCGCTAAGATCTACTCTGACACCTATG GGGACATCAACTATACCGAATTTGCCAAGAGGCTGTGGGGAGACATTTACTTCAACCCTAAAAC GCGCAAGTTCACCAAGAAAGCCCCCACCAGTAACTCCCAACGCAGCTTTGTGGAGTTCGTCCTGGAGCCTCTTTACAAGATCCTCTCTCAG GTGGTGGGAGACGTGGACACGTCGCTGCCCCGCGTGCTGGACGAGCTGGGGATCCACCTGACCaaggaggagctgaagctcaACATCAGGCCCCTGCTGAGGCTCGTCTGCAACCGCTTCTTTGGAGAGTTCACCG GCTTGGTGGACATGTGCGTGCAGCACATTCCTTCCCCAAAAGAGGGCGCCAAGGCCAAGATCGAGCACAGCTACACAGGAGGGCTGGAGTCGGACCTGGGGGAGGCCATGGCGGATTGTGACCCTGAT GGCCCTCTGATGTGCCACACCACTAAGATGTACAGCACTGAGGACGGGGTGCAGTTCCACGCGTTTGGCCGGGTGCTGAGCGGCACCATCCAGGCGGGCCAGCCTGTCAAGGTGCTGGGAGAGAATTACAccctggaggacgaggaggactcCCAGGTCTGCACCGTGGGACGCCTCTGGATCAATGTGGCCCG GTACCAGATTGAGGTGAACCGGGTGCCTGCTGGTAACTGGGTTCTCATCGAGGGCTGTGACCAGCCCATCGTGAAGACGGCCACCATCACCGAGCCGAGAGGGaacgaggag GCCCAAATCTTCAGGCCTCTCAAGTTCAACACGGCGTCCGTCATCAAGATCGCCGTGGAGCCCGTCAACCCGTCCGAGCTGCCCAAGATGTTGGATGGCTTGAGGAAGGTCAACAAGAGCTACCCATCGCTCACCACCAAG gtAGAGGAGTCAGGAGAGCACGTCATCCTCGGCACGGGCGAGCTCTACCTTGACTGCGTGATGCACGACCTGCGCAAGATGTACTCTGAGATCGACATCAAG gtggCCGACCCCGTGGTGACCTTCTGCGAAACGGTCGTGGAGACGTCGTCGCTCAAGTGCTTCGCTGAAACGCCAAACAAGAA GAATAAGATCACAATGATTGCAGAGCCTCTGGAGAAGGGCCTGGCAGAGGACATCGAGAACGAGGTGGTGCAGATCACGTGGAACAG GAAGAAGTTGGGAGAGTTTTTCCAGACCAAGTATGACTGGGATTTGCTGGCCGCCAGGTCCATTTGGGCTTTCGGACCCGACACCACGGGGCCCAACATCCTGGTGGACGACACCCTGCCCTCTGAG gtggacaaAGCTCTCCTGGGCTCGGTCAAAGACAGCATAGTCCAGGGCTTCCAGTGGGGTACCAGGGAGGGACCTCTCTGTGACGAGC CCATCAGAAATGTCAAGTTCAAGATCCTGGATGCGGTCATCGCCCAAGAGCCTCTTCACCGGGGCGGGGGGCAGGTCATCCCCACGGCCAGGAGAGTGGTCTACTCGGCCTTCCTCATG GCCACCCCCAGGTTGATGGAGCCATATTACTTTGTGGAGGTGCAGGCTCctgctgactgtgtgtctgcCGTCTACACCGTCCTGGCCCGGCGGAG AGGCCACGTCACCCAGGACGCCCCCATCCCGGGCTCCCCCCTCTACACCATCAAGGCCTTCATCCCTGCCATCGACTCCTTCGGCTTTGAGACAGACCTGCGCACGCACACCCAGGGAcaggccttctctctctccgtcttccaCCACTGGCAG
- the phospho1 gene encoding probable phosphatase phospho1 isoform X2, giving the protein MAGNSALSSSDKRFLIFFDFDETIVDESSDDVVVQAAPGQYLPGWLKDTYQPGHYNEYMQRVLAYMAESGVTESAIRAIIEKIPASPGMLTLFKFLRTRQDFEMVLVSDANTFFIESWLRRVGARQLFGKIFTNPATFNQDGRLMLRPFHSHGCQRCPENMCKQVIVKDFVARRTQERGKAFQRVFYVGDGANDFCPCLTLSPQDVAFPRRDYPMHRLITEMHEARPGEFKAVTVPWVSGEDVILRLRKLAEEK; this is encoded by the coding sequence ATGGCCGGAAACTCAGCACTGTCCTCAAGCGACAAGCGCTTTCTCATCTTTTTCGACTTTGACGAGACCATCGTGGATGAGAGCAGTGATGATGTGGTGGTGCAGGCAGCCCCAGGGCAGTACCTCCCAGGCTGGCTGAAGGACACCTACCAGCCAGGCCACTATAATGAGTACATGCAGCGTGTGCTGGCCTACATGGCAGAGTCCGGGGTCACCGAGAGTGCCATCCGTGCCATCATCGAAAagatccctgcctcccctggcaTGCTGACCCTCTTCAAGTTTCTGCGCACCCGACAGGACTTTGAGATGGTGCTGGTGTCGGATGCCAACACGTTCTTCATAGAATCCTGGCTCCGTCGCGTGGGAGCCCGCCAGCTTTTCGGCAAGATTTTCACCAACCCTGCCACCTTCAACCAAGACGGACGTCTCATGCTGCGCCCCTTCCACTCCCACGGCTGCCAGCGTTGCCCTGAGAACATGTGTAAGCAGGTGATAGTGAAGGACTTTGTCGCACGCAGAACGCAGGAGCGAGGGAAGGCGTTCCAGAGGGTGTTTTACGTGGGTGACGGTGCCAACGACTTCTGCCCATGTCTGACCCTGAGCCCTCAGGATGTGGCATTCCCTCGGCGGGATTATCCCATGCACCGGCTTATCACAGAAATGCACGAGGCAAGGCCAGGGGAGTTCAAGGCGGTCACTGTGCCATGGGTCAGTGGGGAGGATGTGATTCTGCGACTTAGGAAGCTGGCAGAGGAAAAATGA
- the phb gene encoding prohibitin, which yields MAKLFESIGKLGLALAVGGGVVNSALFNVDAGHRAVIFDRFRGVQEAVVGEGTHFLIPWVQKPIIFDCRSRPRNVPVITGSKDLQNVNITLRILFRPVAGQLPRIFTSIGEDYDERVLPSITTEVLKSVVARFDAGELITQRELVSRQVSEDLTERASTFGLILDDVSLTHLTFGKEFTEAVEMKQVAQQEAERARFVVEKAEQQKQAAIISAEGDSQAALLIANSLQEAGDGLVELRKLEAAEDIAFQLSRSRNVTYLPTGQGTLLQLPQ from the exons ATGGCGAAACTGTTCGAGTCCATCGGGAAGTTGGGGCTGGCTCTGGCCGTTGGTGGAGGGGTTGTGAACTCTGCCCTCTTTAATG TTGATGCGGGGCATCGAGCAGTCATCTTCGACAGATTCCGGGGAGTTCAAGAGGCAGTGGTTGGAGAAGGCACCCACTTCCTTATTCCTTGGGTTCAGAAACCAATCATTTTTGATTGTCGTTCCCGTCCACGTAATGTACCTGTCATCACAGGCAGCAAAG ATCTCCAGAATGTAAACATCACATTGCGTATCCTCTTCCGGCCAGTTGCTGGCCAGCTCCCACGCATCTTCACCAGCATTGGAGAGGACTATGACGAGAGGGTGCTTCCCTCTATTACCACAGAAGTCCTGAAGTCGGTGGTG gcACGGTTTGATGCAGGTGAACTCATTACCCAGCGAGAGCTTGTGTCCCGGCAGGTCAGTGAGGACCTGACGGAAAGAGCCTCTACTTTCGGCCTCATCTTAGATGACGTTTCACTG acacacttgaCATTTGGGAAGGAGTTTACAGAGGCTGTTGAAATGAAGCAGGTGGCCcagcaggaggcagagagagccagGTTTGTGGTGGAGAAG GCAGAACAACAGAAGCAGGCTGCCATCATCTCAGCCGAAGGCGACTCTCAGGCTGCTCTGCTCATTGCCAACTCCCTGCAGGAGGCCGGAGATGGTTTGGTAGAGCTGCGTAAGCTCGAAGCAGCGGAAGACATCGCCTTCCAGCTTTCACGCTCCCGCAATGTGACCTACCTGCCCACAGGCCAGGGCACTCTCCTCCAGCTGCCCCAGTGA
- the znf652 gene encoding zinc finger protein 652 has translation MKSCQSLKEDAAVPSPDGMSQEEGRRTQVSQAYFHSSTSNLNLSSKLYKREGGGKPYSVLVDNKMAAKTPMGDQALSQLPPQHVTAQQQQYHREGAAAHEGGPHGARACNRGPSEDSDEDEDEDEDEEGVDGEEGAFKREQIIVEVNLNNQTLHVSKGDNKSTPPVDASERHDSEEEEDDDEEEEEESLDEEDEEEEDEEEEEEMESRRTRAKRACRGAGSATALSQPRRKSLRTAMNSAPSGMTTRGRRKRAEPPKRRRRSAREAKAAPSSATAGSATGGGKGDGEERESLACEKCPRVFNTRWYLEKHMNVTHRRMQICDKCGKKFVLESELALHQQTDCEKNIQCVSCNKSFKKLWSLHEHIKIVHGYAEKKFACEICEKKFYTMAHVRKHMVAHTKDMPFTCETCGKSFKRSMSLKVHSLQHSGEKPFRCENCDERFQYKYQLRSHMSIHIGHKQFMCQWCGKDFNMKQYFDEHMKTHTGEKPFICEICGKSFTSRPNMKRHRRTHTGEKPYPCEVCGQRFRFSNMLKAHKEKCFRVTSPVSLQSGGLPLPLHLTANAPSSSGPGSSLVPPAATPAPTTSSSLGLNPSGGSLPPRGPVGHTFSHLHLQSPPSHHHPHHHAAQHHPNAAQHPPLHHHLSVQTVSHLPPPPALFKSEPLNHCGHKDSSYLRHMAPPDEAPGGPQHH, from the exons ATGAAATCCTGCCAGAGCCTCAAGGAAGACGCGGCCGTCCCAAGCCCTGACGGGATGTCCCAGGAGGAGGGACGCAGGACGCAGGTGTCTCAGGCCTacttccactcctccacctcaaaTCTGAACCTATCTAGCAAGCTGTACAAGCGGGAGGGCGGCGGTAAACCGTACTCCGTGCTAGTGGacaacaagatggccgccaagACCCCTATGGGGGACCAGGCACTCAGCCAGCTGCCCCCTCAGCATGTGActgcccagcagcagcagtaccACAGAGAAGGGGCAGCTGCGCATGAGGGAGGCCCGCATGGGGCCCGGGCATGCAACAGAGGCCCCTCTGAGGACTCTGACGAGGATGAGGACGaagacgaggacgaggagggtgtggatggtgaggagggggctTTCAAGCGTGAGCAGATCATTGTCGAGGTCAATCTGAACAATCAGACACTTCACGTGTCGAAGGGAGACAACAAATCAACTCCTCCGGTCGATGCCTCAGAGAGACATgatagtgaggaggaggaggatgacgacgaggaggaggaggaagaaagtctggatgaagaggatgaggaagaggaggatgaagaagaagaagaagaaatggaaAGTCGAAGAACGAGAGCCAAGAGAGCGTGTCGCGGGGCTGGCAGCGCCACGGCTCTTAGTCAGCCGCGGAGGAAGAGCCTGCGAACGGCAATGAACAGCGCCCCGTCCGGGatgaccaccagggggcgacGGAAGCGGGCGGAGCCCCCGAAGAGGAGGCGCAGGTCTGCCAGGGAGGCGAAAGCAGCTCCTTCATCTGCCACGGCCGGCTCGGCCACCGGAGGAGgcaagggagatggggaggagagggagtcgcTGGCGTGTGAAAAGTGTCCTCGCGTGTTCAACACACGCTGGTACCTGGAGAAGCACATGAAcgtcacacacagacgcatgcaGATCTGTGACAAGTGTGGCAAGAAGTTTGTCCTGGAGAGTGAGCTGGCGTTGCACCAACAGACTGACTGTGAGAAGAACATCCAG TGTGTCTCTTGCAACAAGTCCTTCAAAAAATTGTGGTCTCTTCACGAGCACATAAAGATTGTGCATGGCTACGCTGAGAAGAAGTTTGCCTGTGAGATTTGTGAGAAAAAATTCTACACCATGGCCCATGTCCGCAAGCACATGGTCG cccacacaaaggacatgCCATTTACCTGTGAAACGTGTGGGAAGTCATTTAAGCGCAGCATGTCACTGAAGGTGCACTCACTCCAACactctggagagaagcccttccgctgtgag AATTGTGACGAGCGGTTCCAGTACAAGTACCAGCTGCGTTCCCATATGAGCATCCACATCGGACACAAGCAGTTCATGTGCCAGTGGTGCGGCAAGGACTTCAATATGAAACAGTACTTTGACGagcacatgaaaacacacacag GAGAGAAGCCTTTCATCTGTGAGATCTGCGGGAAGAGCTTCACCAGCCGGCCCAACATGAAGCGCCACCGCCGcacccacacaggagagaagccctacccCTGCGAGGTGTGCGGCCAACGTTTCCGCTTCTCCAACATGCTTAAGGCCCACAAAGAGAAGTGCTTCCGGGTGACCAGCCCCGTGTCCCTCCAGTCCGGCGGCCTCCCACTGCCTCTCCACCTCACTGCCAacgccccttcctcctctgggcCTGGCTCCAGCCTCGTCCCACCGGCAgccacccctgcccccaccacctcctcctctctgggcctCAACCCCTCCGGAGGGTCCCTTCCTCCCCGTGGCCCCGTGGGACACACGTTTTCCCACCTGCACCTGCAGTCGCCTCCCTCTCACCATCACCCGCATCACCACGCAGCCCAGCACCACCCCAACGCGGCGCAGCACCCTCCCCTGCACCATCACCTGTCTGTGCAGACGGTctcccacctgccccctcccccagccctctttAAGAGTGAGCCCCTCAACCACTGTGGGCACAAGGACAGTAGCTACCTGCGCCACATGGCCCCCCCTGATGAGGCTCCTGGAGGCCCCCAGCACCACTGA